A window of Actinomadura viridis genomic DNA:
CCGATCGGACACCGGGTACCGCCTTTCTGTGGGATGGTCGGGTCCAACCTACCGGCTGGGGTGGCGCGGGCGTTTCGCGGCGAGACCTGCGACACTGTTCGGATCATGCGTCGCCGAGGCTTCAACGAGAAGGAACAGGCATGGCTGACAGGTCCCGCGACCCGGAGGCGTTGGAGAGGCAGATCGAACGCACCCGGAGGGAACTCGCGCAGACGATCGACGAGCTGGCGGACCGGGTCAACCCCAGGAACGCGGCGCACCGCGGCGCCGAACGCCTGAAGGACGAGGCGGGCCAGGTCGTCAAGGCCGTCAACGCGATGTTCACGCCGCCCGAGCGTGAGCCGGGCGAGGACGGCGAGCCCTCGGGCGTCGACCCCCGGCTGGTGCTGGCCGGGGTGGGCGCGGCCGTCGCGGTCACCGCCCTGGTGATCTGGCGGCGGCGGCGCAGGCGCCGCTGAACGGTCAGGACGAGGCGCCGGCCGCCCGCGTGGGAACGCGGCGGCCGGCGCTTCGCCGTTCCGGCCGCCGTGGGACTCGGCCGCGTCGCCCCTCGCCCGCCGTGGACCGGGCGGGCGGAGGGGGCGACGGGCCTCAGAGAGCGCCCTGGCGCAGGGTGGGCTCGGCGCGGGTGACCGAGCCGGCGCCGCGGGCCAGCTCGGTCTCCGGGATGTAGGGGACGATGAAGGCGTACTGCTCCAGCACCTCCGCCGGTACCTCGCCGGTCTCGCCGAACGCCGCGATCTCGCCCCAGCAGGGCGCGCCCAGCGAGCCGCTGTGGTGCCGTACCGAGAGGCCCGCGCACAGGTTGGCGAAGCGCAGCCGGTGGGCGAGGGACCAGCCCGCCAGGGTGCCGTACAC
This region includes:
- a CDS encoding DUF3618 domain-containing protein, with translation MADRSRDPEALERQIERTRRELAQTIDELADRVNPRNAAHRGAERLKDEAGQVVKAVNAMFTPPEREPGEDGEPSGVDPRLVLAGVGAAVAVTALVIWRRRRRRR